A window of Planctomonas sp. JC2975 genomic DNA:
CCTCGACCATCGCAAGGCTGTGCACGTTGGAGTGCACGTCGCCCGACGGTGTCGTGCCGGTGTGCAGCGCGTCGACGAACTCGTCGAGTGCTCCAGCGATCTCGGGGCGTACGGTCGACGATCCGTTTTCGACAGCAGCTGCGCCCTCGCCGAACTCCGCGACCGGATCCCCGTCGCCGTCCCACGCGACGGTGCCGTGTGCGCCGCTGATGCGCCAGGACCCGTTCCACGATGTCTCTAGACCAGGGCTGCACCAGCTGCCGGCATAACTGAACCGCGTGCCACCCGCGAACTCGAAGACCGCGGTGGCCGCGGCGTCACCGCGGTACCAGCTCCAGGACGGGTTGAACGTGCGACAGTCCACGCTCACGGGGTCGGCGTCGAGCAGGTAGCGCGCGACGTCGAATCCATGGATGGCCATGTCCACGAGCAGCGGATGATCCATCTCGTCCCGGAATCCGCCGAAGTGCGGCGCCTTGAAGAACTCCGTCGTGACGAATCCGATGCCACCGAGTGCGCCGGCCATCGCCTTCAGCCGGGCCAACTGCGGATAGTACCTGCGCGACTGGCTCGTCATCAGGAGTCGACCGGTGATCTCCTCTGCCGCGATCAGCGACAGCGTCTCGGCGACAGTGGGCGCGATGGGCTTCTCGCACAGCACGGGCAGGCCGAGGAACAGCGCCTCGGTGTTCACCGCGTGGTGCGCGGGGGGCACAGTCACGTCGATCACCGCTTGGGCGTCGGATGCCGCAGCCACCTCCGCGAGCGCGCCACCGACGACGACATCGAGGCTGAGCTCGGCCGCGGCGCGACGAGCCAGCTCGACGTCTAGGTCGACCAGGCCGACGAGGACGACGCTCGGGGATCCGGCGAGCATGCGCATCCACGCGCGCCCCATGTTCCCCGCGCCGACGAGCACGACGCGCAGCGGACCTTCGCCGCCCGTCCGCTCGAAGGCGCTGCCCTTCGCATCGCCGGTAGATGCGAGCCCGCTCATTCGGCGTCGGCCGTCTCGTAGTCGCTGTTGCTCAGCGCGCCCTGATATCCCCTGCCGTTGAAGAAGTCACCCGTCTCGTAGCGCAGCAGGGTCGGCAGCTTGCGGCTCGGACGATCGGATGCCACCCAGGCGACGCCGTTCGCGATCACGCGCCGCACGTCCTTGTGGTGGTACACGGGAAAGTCCTGGTCGCCGGGGCTGAAGTAGAAGATCTTCCCGTTGCCGCGGCGGTAGGTGATGCCGCTGCGGAACACCTCTCCCCCGGTGAACGACGAGATGAAGATGATCTCGTCGGGCTTGGGCACATCGAACTGCTCCCCGTACATCTCCTGCTGCGGGATCTCGATCGGATGCGGAACCCCTTGGGCGATCGGATGCGTCGGGTCGACCGTCCAGACCAGTTCGCGGTCGTGCTCGCTCCGCCACCGCAACGTGCAGGTGGTGCCCATCAGCTTCTGGAAGATCTTCGACCAGTGCCCGGAGTGGAGGACCACCAGCCCCATGCCCTCGAGCACATGCCGATGCACTCGCTCGACCACCTCATCCGACACCTCGCCGTGCGCCGCGTGGCCCCACCACGTCAGCACATCGGTCTGCGCGAGCCGTTCCTCGGTGAGCCCGTGCTCCGGGTCGTCGAGCAGGGCGGTCGTGACGCTGACGCGGTCGCCGAGGTTCTCCTCGATGCCCGCCTTGATGGCGTTGTGCATGCCGTCCGGGTA
This region includes:
- a CDS encoding Gfo/Idh/MocA family oxidoreductase → MSGLASTGDAKGSAFERTGGEGPLRVVLVGAGNMGRAWMRMLAGSPSVVLVGLVDLDVELARRAAAELSLDVVVGGALAEVAAASDAQAVIDVTVPPAHHAVNTEALFLGLPVLCEKPIAPTVAETLSLIAAEEITGRLLMTSQSRRYYPQLARLKAMAGALGGIGFVTTEFFKAPHFGGFRDEMDHPLLVDMAIHGFDVARYLLDADPVSVDCRTFNPSWSWYRGDAAATAVFEFAGGTRFSYAGSWCSPGLETSWNGSWRISGAHGTVAWDGDGDPVAEFGEGAAAVENGSSTVRPEIAGALDEFVDALHTGTTPSGDVHSNVHSLAMVEAAVLSAAEHRTVLLADVLEDAYATALANEARDDVREALAEWGSAAAKLAH
- a CDS encoding ThuA domain-containing protein, which encodes MDTTASTPLRVVVWGENRHEQLEPHVAELYPDGMHNAIKAGIEENLGDRVSVTTALLDDPEHGLTEERLAQTDVLTWWGHAAHGEVSDEVVERVHRHVLEGMGLVVLHSGHWSKIFQKLMGTTCTLRWRSEHDRELVWTVDPTHPIAQGVPHPIEIPQQEMYGEQFDVPKPDEIIFISSFTGGEVFRSGITYRRGNGKIFYFSPGDQDFPVYHHKDVRRVIANGVAWVASDRPSRKLPTLLRYETGDFFNGRGYQGALSNSDYETADAE